A window of Hyperolius riggenbachi isolate aHypRig1 chromosome 1, aHypRig1.pri, whole genome shotgun sequence contains these coding sequences:
- the ENC1 gene encoding ectoderm-neural cortex protein 1 isoform X1 — protein MWSPGSCGQVHSSPSYPTQRVKKMSVSIHENRKSRASTGSMNIYLFHKSSYADNVLTHLNLLRQQCLFTDVLLLAGSRSFPCHRAVLAACSRYFEAMFSGGLKESQANEVNFHNAIHPEVLELLLDYAYSSRVLINEENAESLLEAGDMLEFEDIRDACAEFLEKNLHPTNCLGMLLLSDAHQCTKLYELSWRMCLSNFQTICKTEDFLMLPKELVVQLLSHEELETEDERMVYESAMNWINYDLNKRHCYLSELLQTVRLALLPAIYLMENVAMEELIIKQKKSKELVEEAIRCKLKILQNDGVVTSMCAKPRKTGHALFLLGGQTFMCDKLYLVDQKAKEIIPKADIPSPRKEFSACAIGCKVYITGGRGSENGVSKDVWVYDTLHEEWSKAAPMLVARFGHGSAELKHCLYVVGGHTAATGCLPASPSVSLKQVEQYDPATNKWTMVAPLREGVSNAAVVSAKLKLFAFGGTSVSHDKLPKVQCYDPSENRWTVPATCPQPWRYTAAAVLGTQIFIMGGDTEFSACSAYKFNSETYQWTKAGDVTAKRMSCHAVASGNKLFVVGGYFGIQRCKTLDCYDPTIDAWNSITTVPYSLIPTAFVSTWKHLPS, from the coding sequence GAGTGAAGAAAATGTCAGTCAGCATACATGAAAACCGTAAGTCCAGAGCCAGTACGGGCTCAATGAACATCTACCTGTTTCACAAGTCTTCATATGCTGACAATGTCCTCACTCATCTTAACCTATTGCGACAACAATGCCTCTTCACCGATGTCCTGCTGTTGGCAGGAAGCAGGTCTTTCCCTTGTCACCGAGCAGTCCTGGCTGCTTGCAGTCGTTACTTTGAAGCCATGTTCAGTGGTGGTCTTAAAGAAAGCCAAGCCAATGAGGTGAACTTCCACAATGCTATCCACCCTGAAGTTCTTGAGCTGCTCTTGGATTATGCATATTCTTCCAGAGTCCTCATCAATGAAGAAAATGCTGAATCTCTCCTGGAAGCCGGAGACATGTTGGAGTTTGAGGACATCAGAGATGCTTGTGCTGAGTTCTTGGAGAAAAATCTCCATCCCACCAACTGTTTGGGCATGCTTCTCCTTTCTGACGCTCACCAGTGTACTAAGCTGTATGAACTGTCTTGGAGGATGTGCCTTAGCAACTTTCAAACCATCTGCAAAACCGAAGACTTTCTCATGCTACCCAAAGAACTGGTGGTACAGTTACTATCCCATGAAGAACTAGAAACTGAAGATGAAAGGATGGTGTATGAATCTGCTATGAACTGGATTAACTATGATCTCAATAAACGACATTGTTACCTTAGTGAGCTGCTACAAACTGTACGTCTGGCTCTGTTGCCAGCGATATATCTCATGGAGAATGTAGCTATGGAGGAACTTATCATTAAGCAGAAAAAAAGCAAAGAATTGGTAGAAGAGGCCATTAGGTGCAAGTTAAAAATATTGCAAAATGATGGTGTGGTGACCAGCATGTGTGCTAAACCTCGTAAAACTGGCCATGCTCTCTTTCTTCTAGGTGGACAGACTTTTATGTGCGATAAACTATACCTCGTTGACCAGAAGGCAAAGGAGATAATACCCAAAGCAGATATCCCCAGTCCCCGCAAAGAATTCAGTGCATGCGCTATTGGTTGTAAGGTGTACATCACCGGGGGCAGAGGTTCTGAAAATGGTGTTTCTAAGGACGTTTGGGTCTATGACACTCTCCATGAGGAGTGGTCAAAGGCTGCTCCAATGCTTGTTGCACGGTTTGGTCATGGCTCTGCTGAACTAAAGCACTGTTTGTATGTCGTAGGGGGGCACACCGCAGCTACTGGCTGCCTTCCGGCCTCTCCATCTGTGTCACTAAAACAAGTAGAACAGTATGACCCAGCGACCAACAAGTGGACAATGGTTGCTCCTCTTAGAGAAGGTGTCAGCAATGCCGCAGTGGTCAGCGCAAAGCTGAAATTGTTTGCATTTGGAGGGACTAGTGTGAGCCATGACAAGTTGCCTAAGGTTCAGTGCTATGATCCTTCTGAAAACAGATGGACTGTACCAGCTACTTGCCCACAGCCATGGCGCTACACAGCGGCAGCTGTTCTGGGAACTCAGATCTTCATCATGGGTGGAGACACAGAGTTCTCAGCCTGTTCAGCTTACAAATTCAACAGCGAAACCTATCAGTGGACTAAAGCCGGAGATGTTACAGCCAAAAGAATGAGCTGTCACGCCGTAGCATCTGGCAATAAACTGTTTGTAGTTGGAGGTTATTTTGGAATTCAGAGGTGCAAAACATTGGACTGTTACGATCCAACAATCGATGCGTGGAACAGCATAACTACAGTACCTTATTCCCTCATCCCCACGGCATTTGTCAGCACATGGAAACATCTGCCGTCCTAA
- the ENC1 gene encoding ectoderm-neural cortex protein 1 isoform X2, which translates to MSVSIHENRKSRASTGSMNIYLFHKSSYADNVLTHLNLLRQQCLFTDVLLLAGSRSFPCHRAVLAACSRYFEAMFSGGLKESQANEVNFHNAIHPEVLELLLDYAYSSRVLINEENAESLLEAGDMLEFEDIRDACAEFLEKNLHPTNCLGMLLLSDAHQCTKLYELSWRMCLSNFQTICKTEDFLMLPKELVVQLLSHEELETEDERMVYESAMNWINYDLNKRHCYLSELLQTVRLALLPAIYLMENVAMEELIIKQKKSKELVEEAIRCKLKILQNDGVVTSMCAKPRKTGHALFLLGGQTFMCDKLYLVDQKAKEIIPKADIPSPRKEFSACAIGCKVYITGGRGSENGVSKDVWVYDTLHEEWSKAAPMLVARFGHGSAELKHCLYVVGGHTAATGCLPASPSVSLKQVEQYDPATNKWTMVAPLREGVSNAAVVSAKLKLFAFGGTSVSHDKLPKVQCYDPSENRWTVPATCPQPWRYTAAAVLGTQIFIMGGDTEFSACSAYKFNSETYQWTKAGDVTAKRMSCHAVASGNKLFVVGGYFGIQRCKTLDCYDPTIDAWNSITTVPYSLIPTAFVSTWKHLPS; encoded by the coding sequence ATGTCAGTCAGCATACATGAAAACCGTAAGTCCAGAGCCAGTACGGGCTCAATGAACATCTACCTGTTTCACAAGTCTTCATATGCTGACAATGTCCTCACTCATCTTAACCTATTGCGACAACAATGCCTCTTCACCGATGTCCTGCTGTTGGCAGGAAGCAGGTCTTTCCCTTGTCACCGAGCAGTCCTGGCTGCTTGCAGTCGTTACTTTGAAGCCATGTTCAGTGGTGGTCTTAAAGAAAGCCAAGCCAATGAGGTGAACTTCCACAATGCTATCCACCCTGAAGTTCTTGAGCTGCTCTTGGATTATGCATATTCTTCCAGAGTCCTCATCAATGAAGAAAATGCTGAATCTCTCCTGGAAGCCGGAGACATGTTGGAGTTTGAGGACATCAGAGATGCTTGTGCTGAGTTCTTGGAGAAAAATCTCCATCCCACCAACTGTTTGGGCATGCTTCTCCTTTCTGACGCTCACCAGTGTACTAAGCTGTATGAACTGTCTTGGAGGATGTGCCTTAGCAACTTTCAAACCATCTGCAAAACCGAAGACTTTCTCATGCTACCCAAAGAACTGGTGGTACAGTTACTATCCCATGAAGAACTAGAAACTGAAGATGAAAGGATGGTGTATGAATCTGCTATGAACTGGATTAACTATGATCTCAATAAACGACATTGTTACCTTAGTGAGCTGCTACAAACTGTACGTCTGGCTCTGTTGCCAGCGATATATCTCATGGAGAATGTAGCTATGGAGGAACTTATCATTAAGCAGAAAAAAAGCAAAGAATTGGTAGAAGAGGCCATTAGGTGCAAGTTAAAAATATTGCAAAATGATGGTGTGGTGACCAGCATGTGTGCTAAACCTCGTAAAACTGGCCATGCTCTCTTTCTTCTAGGTGGACAGACTTTTATGTGCGATAAACTATACCTCGTTGACCAGAAGGCAAAGGAGATAATACCCAAAGCAGATATCCCCAGTCCCCGCAAAGAATTCAGTGCATGCGCTATTGGTTGTAAGGTGTACATCACCGGGGGCAGAGGTTCTGAAAATGGTGTTTCTAAGGACGTTTGGGTCTATGACACTCTCCATGAGGAGTGGTCAAAGGCTGCTCCAATGCTTGTTGCACGGTTTGGTCATGGCTCTGCTGAACTAAAGCACTGTTTGTATGTCGTAGGGGGGCACACCGCAGCTACTGGCTGCCTTCCGGCCTCTCCATCTGTGTCACTAAAACAAGTAGAACAGTATGACCCAGCGACCAACAAGTGGACAATGGTTGCTCCTCTTAGAGAAGGTGTCAGCAATGCCGCAGTGGTCAGCGCAAAGCTGAAATTGTTTGCATTTGGAGGGACTAGTGTGAGCCATGACAAGTTGCCTAAGGTTCAGTGCTATGATCCTTCTGAAAACAGATGGACTGTACCAGCTACTTGCCCACAGCCATGGCGCTACACAGCGGCAGCTGTTCTGGGAACTCAGATCTTCATCATGGGTGGAGACACAGAGTTCTCAGCCTGTTCAGCTTACAAATTCAACAGCGAAACCTATCAGTGGACTAAAGCCGGAGATGTTACAGCCAAAAGAATGAGCTGTCACGCCGTAGCATCTGGCAATAAACTGTTTGTAGTTGGAGGTTATTTTGGAATTCAGAGGTGCAAAACATTGGACTGTTACGATCCAACAATCGATGCGTGGAACAGCATAACTACAGTACCTTATTCCCTCATCCCCACGGCATTTGTCAGCACATGGAAACATCTGCCGTCCTAA